In one Portunus trituberculatus isolate SZX2019 chromosome 31, ASM1759143v1, whole genome shotgun sequence genomic region, the following are encoded:
- the LOC123511358 gene encoding uncharacterized protein LOC123511358 has translation MTEFKREVRKTGGGPPPTLPDDTAKVIGIIGSEVNDLGCAFDCDTGPSDSDVASPAVSENTAITIVLDELVASSSVPGRTTASVCAPKAHESMPKNLATVSKKRKRRFSETNPATLQVSEQQKLLLEE, from the exons ATGACAGAGTTCAAACGGGAAGTGCGGAAAACTGGTGGAGGTCCACCTCCAACCCTCCCAGATGACACAGCTAAGGTCATCGGCATCATTGGTAGTGAGGTTAATGACCTTGGATGTGCATTTGATTGTGACACTGGCCCTTCTG ATTCTGATGTTGCATCACCAGCAGTCTCAGAGAACACTGCCATTACCATTGTCCTCGATGAACTGGTGGCATCATCAAGTGTTCCAGGGAGAACAACAGCATCAGTGTGTGCCCCAAAAGCACATGAATCGATGCCGAAAAATCTCGCCACT GtatcaaagaagaggaagaggaggttttcTGAAACCAACCCTGCAACACTCCAGGTGAGTGAACAGCAAAAGTTGTTGCTAGAAGAATAG